TTTTTCAAAAGTATCAGCAAAATCATTATTCTGAGATTTAAAAGTATAATTACCAACTGCTAAAATATTTGGCAAAAAACCAGCAAATTCAATTTGAACATTCTCCGAGTACATTTTAGACTGTAAATCTAAGATTGTTAATTCTCTTCTGTTGTTTTCTGCTAATTCTGCATAATTATTTGAAATTATCGGCATGTTTGTATTTTCAATTTTTCCTTCAAGATCAATCTTTGTCTTAAAATCAATTCCAAGTTCTGATTTTAAGGAGTTTTGAGCAAGAATATATTTATTCTTGAATTCAATGACTTTCGGATCAAGTTCAAGTACCCTCGCTTTTGCTTTAATAAGATCATATTCAGATACAAGACCATTGTTAAACATAAGCTCAATGTTTTTAAGATTTTTATTGGCATCATCTTTAGTTACAATCATTACATTGTACGCTTCTTTAGCCATTAAAACACTGTAATATAGCTTAGAAATTGAAAGAACAAGCTTATCTTTCCTAAGAAGAAAATTTTCATTACTTAATTTTTCATAGAACTCTGCAATTCTAACTGCAGTACCAACTTTTCCCCCTAACCAAATAGGCTGTACTAGATTGACCTCCATCGATAGAGTATTATCACTCACCGCATCGACATCTTCTGAGGGCATAGGTGTTTGGCTTCTATTTCCCTCTGAATAAGATTCAAAATTGTCAGCAAGGTAATTATTAATTCCTGTAATTTGGTTTGAAAGTCCAGTAATTGCGTAGCTCATATTTGAGATCTCAGAAGAATATAAATTTCTCAAATATGTTATTTTTGCATCAATTCTAGGAAATGCACTACTGTAAGCTTCATCATACTTATATTGTGCCCCTTCCAAATCTTGCTTCGCAGTTAAAAGGTCCTCATTTTTGTCAAATGCTCTTGAAAGGGCATTATCCAAATTTAAAACCAACTTTTCTTCTGAGAATAGAAGTGAGATAAGAGTTAGTATTAAAATAATTATTTTTTTCATTATTTCACCTCTTTGATATTTTTCTTTTTCGTGAATAATGTAT
This region of Candidatus Delongbacteria bacterium genomic DNA includes:
- a CDS encoding TolC family protein; its protein translation is MKKIIILILTLISLLFSEEKLVLNLDNALSRAFDKNEDLLTAKQDLEGAQYKYDEAYSSAFPRIDAKITYLRNLYSSEISNMSYAITGLSNQITGINNYLADNFESYSEGNRSQTPMPSEDVDAVSDNTLSMEVNLVQPIWLGGKVGTAVRIAEFYEKLSNENFLLRKDKLVLSISKLYYSVLMAKEAYNVMIVTKDDANKNLKNIELMFNNGLVSEYDLIKAKARVLELDPKVIEFKNKYILAQNSLKSELGIDFKTKIDLEGKIENTNMPIISNNYAELAENNRRELTILDLQSKMYSENVQIEFAGFLPNILAVGNYTFKSQNNDFADTFEKNYGVNAISAGITANWSLFSGGETKAKVDQAKVDLKKSELSLNKTRRLLVLEAEQNYNNVKMAMAEIDSEKEFVREAEKALKIANTRYENGLGTQLEVIDAQTSLEQARLKYVQAEYNLKVYYLDYLYSIGEIKS